In one Oryza glaberrima chromosome 2, OglaRS2, whole genome shotgun sequence genomic region, the following are encoded:
- the LOC127764584 gene encoding probable tocopherol O-methyltransferase, chloroplastic, producing the protein MAHAAAATGALAPLHPLLRCTSRHLCASASPRAGLCLHHHRRRRSSSRRTKLAVRAMAPTLSSSSTAAAAPPGLKEGIAGLYDESSGVWESIWGEHMHHGFYDAGEAASMSDHRRAQIRMIEESLAFAAVPDDTEKKPKSVVDVGCGIGGSSRYLANKYGAQCYGITLSPVQAKRGNALAAEQGLSDKVSFQVGDALEQPFPDGQFDLVWSMESGEHMPDKRQFVSELARVAAPGARIIIVTWCHRNLEPSEESLKPDELNLLKRICDAYYLPDWCSPSDYVKIAESLSLEDIRTADWSENVAPFWPAVIKSALTWKGLTSLLRSGWKTIRGAMVMPLMIEGYKKGLIKFTIITCRKPETTR; encoded by the exons AtggcccacgccgccgcggccacgggcGCACTGGCACCGCTGCATCCACTGCTTCGCTGCACGAGCCGTCATCTCTGCGCCTCGGCTTCCCCTCGCGCCGGCCtctgcctccaccaccaccgccgccgccgcagcagcagccggaggACGAAACTCGCCGTGCGCGCGATGGCACCGACGttgtcctcgtcgtcgacggcggcggcggctcccccggGGCTGAAGGAGGGCATCGCGGGGCTCTACGACGAGTCGTCCGGCGTGTGGGAGAGCATCTGGGGCGAGCACATGCACCACGGCTtctacgacgccggcgaggccgctTCCATGTccgaccaccgccgcgcccaGATCCGCATGATCGAGGAAtccctcgccttcgccgccgtccccg ATGATACGGAGAAGAAACCCAAAAGTGTAGTTGATGTTGGCTGTGGCATTGGTGGTAGCTCAAGATACTTGGCGAACAAATACGGAGCGCAATGCTACGGCATCACGTTGAGTCCGGTGCAGGCTAAAAGAGGAAATGCCCTCGCGGCAGAGCAAGGGTTATCAGACAAG GTCTCCTTTCAAGTTGGTGATGCATTGGAGCAGCCTTTTCCTGATGGGCAGTTTGATCTTGTCTGGTCCATGGAGAGTGGCGAGCACATGCCAGACAAACGGCAG TTTGTAAGCGAGCTGGCACGCGTCGCAGCTCCTGGGGCGAGAATAATCATTGTGACCTGGTGCCATAGGAACCTCGAGCCATCCGAAGAGTCCCTGAAACCTGATGAGCTGAATCTCCTGAAAAGGATATGCGATGCATATTATCTCCCAGACTGGTGCTCTCCTTCTGATTATGTCAAAATTGCCGAGTCACTGTCTCTTGAG GATATAAGGACAGCTGATTGGTCAGAGAACGTCGCCCCATTCTGGCCTGCGGTTATAAAATCAGCATTGACATGGAAAGGTTTAACTTCTCTGCTAAGAAGTG GGTGGAAGACGATAAGAGGTGCAATGGTGATGCCTCTGATGATCGAAGGATACAAGAAAGGGCTCATCAAATTCACCATCATCACCTGTCGCAAGC